Proteins from one Cicer arietinum cultivar CDC Frontier isolate Library 1 chromosome 3, Cicar.CDCFrontier_v2.0, whole genome shotgun sequence genomic window:
- the LOC101508519 gene encoding heat shock cognate 70 kDa protein-like — protein MARKYEGHAVGIDLGTTYSCVAVWQELQNRVEIIHNDQGNRITHSVVAFTDHQRLIGDAAKDQADTNPENTLFDVKRLIGRKFNDDVVQKDMKLWPFKVIAGVNDKPMITIKYKGQEKHFCAEEISSMILTKMREVAEAYLRSPVKNVVVTVPAYFNDSQRKATIDAGVIAGLNVIKIINEPTAAAIAYGLGKRSESNGKRNIFVFDLGGGTFDVSLLTIQGDVFEVKATAGNTHLGGEDFDNRMVYYFVEEFKKKNKVDISGDPRALRRLRTACERAKRTLSVAFVTTIEVACLFQGIDFSSSITRAKFEEINMDIFNECMKIVESCLSDSVIYKSDIDDVVLVGGSSRIPKVQDLLQDFFKGKDLCKSINPEEAVAYGAAVQAAILSNGFKNVPNLVLRDVTPLSLGIGVYTEEIMDVVIPRNTFLPVMKTKGFVTAIDNHCSVLIKVYEGERAKASDNNLLGLFILSCLPGAPRGQPLEVCFAIDENGVLTVSAKEISTGSMNMITITNDKERLSTFEINKMIEEAERYHVEDMKLLKKTKVMNELDYCIYNLNNALVKKDVYRKLSRQESEKINNAITLATIDKNNKQKDIDVLEGHLKELERMLKHLIVK, from the exons ATGGCGAGAAAATACGAAGGACATGCAGTGGGAATAGACCTTGGAACAACATACTCTTGTGTTGCAGTGTGGCAGGAGCTCCAGAATAGAGTGGAGATTATTCACAATGACCAAGGAAACAGAATCACACATTCTGTTGTTGCTTTTACTGATCATCAAAGGTTGATTGGTGATGCTGCTAAGGATCAAGCTGATACTAACCCAGAAAACACTCTCTTTG aTGTAAAAAGGTTAATTGGTAGGAAGTTTAACGATGACGTAGTTCAAAAAGATATGAAGTTGTGGCCATTCAAGGTAATTGCCGGTGTGAATGACAAACCCATGATTACTATTAAGTACAAGGGTCAAGAGAAACACTTTTGTGCTGAGGAAATATCATCTATGATCCTCACAAAGATGCGAGAAGTTGCAGAGGCATATCTAAGGTCACCCGTCAAGAATGTTGTTGTTACTGTGCCAGCTTACTTCAATGATTCTCAGCGCAAAGCCACCATAGATGCTGGTGTCATTGCTGGCCTTAATGTCATCAAAATAATCAATGAACCTACTGCTGCAGCTATTGCATATGGTCTTGGCAAGAGAAGTGAATCTAATGGTAAAcgaaatatttttgtttttgacctTGGTGGTGGAACTTTTGATGTGTCTCTCCTCACGATTCAAGGTGATGTTTTTGAAGTAAAAGCCACGGCAGGAAACACTCACTTAGGAGGAGAAGACTTTGATAACAGAATGGTGTACTACTTTGTTGaggagtttaaaaagaaaaataaagtggACATTAGTGGGGACCCAAGAGCCTTAAGGAGGTTAAGAACTGCTTGCGAGAGGGCAAAAAGGACTTTGTCTGTTGCTTTTGTCACCACTATTGAAGTAGCTTGTTTATTTCAGGGAATTGACTTCTCTTCATCAATCACTCGTGCCAAGTTTGAGGAAATTAATATGGACATTTTTAATGAGTGTATGAAAATTGTTGAGAGTTGTCTCAGTGATTCAGTGATATACAAGAGTGATATTGATGATGTTGTTCTTGTGGGTGGCTCTTCTAGGATTCCCAAAGTGCAGGATCTATTGCAAGACTTTTTCAAGGGAAAGGATTTGTGCAAGAGCATCAACCCGGAAGAGGCTGTTGCTTATGGTGCTGCTGTTCAAGCTGCTATTTTGAGTAATGGATTTAAGAATGTCCCAAACTTGGTGTTGCGCGATGTTACCCCATTGTCACTTGGTATTGGAGTATATACGGAAGAAATCATGGATGTGGTGATTCCTAGGAACACTTTTTTACCTGTCATGAAGACAAAAGGATTTGTTACTGCTATAGATAACCATTGCAGTGTCTTGATTAAGGTTTATGAGGGTGAGAGAGCTAAAGCTAGTGATAATAACTTGCTTGGTTTGTTTATTCTTTCTTGTCTTCCAGGTGCTCCTCGTGGTCAGCCTTTGGAGGTATGTTTTGCTATCGATGAAAATGGTGTCCTAACTGTTTCTGCTAAGGAAATATCTACAGGCAGTATGAACATGATCACCATAACCAATGACAAAGAAAGGTTGTCGACGTtcgaaattaataaaatgattgaAGAGGCTGAAAGATACCATGTGGAAGATATGAAACTTCTAAAGAAGACCAAGGTAATGAATGAATTGGACTATTGTATTTACAATTTGAATAATGCTTTAGTTAAGAAAGATGTTTATCGAAAGCTTTCCCGTCAAGAAAGTGAGAAGATCAACAATGCAATTACTTTGGCCACAATTGATAAGAATAATAAACAGAAAGATATTGATGTTCTTGAGGGTCATCTCAAGGAGCTGGAGAGGATGTTGAAACACCTTATAGTCAAGTGA